The genomic DNA AAGCGCTGCTTGGGAGATACAGACCCAGGATTTGTcagttatgcagggctgccagcaaatatgaCCACTTCCTACTATAGGtagcatttggggacccctgtaccaaCCATAAGGTGCTTACTTTTTGTTCCCAGAATCAACAGCAACAGTTggcagcagaggcacgtgccatttGGACAGTTGGGGGGTGGGTGATATCAAATGAGTAGGGGACAAATAGCAGGATCCCATATAAGGGAGGTGAGCATacctagggtttgacagttggttttgtccgttggttaACACTGTgataagtgtatattccctctgagggATTCTTTGCCAAATAACCCTTATATTAGTGGAAAAAGAGGGGAAATAGTTGAGTGACACCTCCCCAGACTAGCAGGTGTTGCTTCTCTCActgatcttagtgaatttggagatttttcccctaaaattggTTTTGGAGATGCATTTAATCTAAGCGCTGCTTGGGAGATACAGACCCAGGATTTGTcagttatgcagggctgccagcaaatatgaCCACTTCCTACTATAGGtagcatttggggacccctgtaccaaCCATAAGGTGCTTACTTTTTGTTCCCAGTATCAACAGCAACAGTTggcagcagaggcacgtgccatttGGACAGTTGGGGGGGTGATAGCAAATGAGTAGGGGACAAATAGCAGGATCCCATATAAGGGAGGTGAGCATacctagggtttgacagttggttttgtccgttggttaACACTGTgataagtgtatattccctctgagggATTCTTTGCCAAATATCCCTTATATTAGTAGAAAAAATAGGGGAAATAGTTAAGTGACACCTCCCCAGACTAACAGGTGTTGCTTCTCTCACTGATCTTagagatttttcccctaaaatgggctttggagctgcctttaatcttagtgctggttaggtaacacagacccaggatttggatGTTATGCAGGCTGCCAGCATATCTACTCTTATTTTCCACTAGTGCCCCATAAACAGGAAACATTTTGGGACCCCTGCACCTCACCATAACATACTTATTTTTTCCTGTCAGTACCGACAGGTTTCTTAGAGTTTTGCCCCTCTGACCCCGGGTatctgccctgctcttatgtaccttaTAAAAACTAAATTTAATCATTCccaattctttttccttttaaagaataacatttatttgtaaatctcATGCATGCTCTTTCCCTTCAAATGCCAAAATGAGGGGGGCAACAGGGTACATGGTAGGTCACAATGTTTTATTGCCTACAGTTATAAACAACTATAAAAGATAGGGGGTATATAGGGCAGGTACTTTAGTCCAAAAATTGTGGTGATGAATAAAAGCGAATAGCTGATCTGTTGCTATTGGCAAGTGCTCTTTTACATTTAGGCACCTGGTTGCTAACGCCATGAAGCCTAGCAACTAGATATTAATCATGTGTTGCAGAGTTAAGTTCAGTTGAAATGGTAGATCGGGTGCATTCCTGCTATGAATAGTGTATGAAATAGTTGGAGATCTAACAGATCAATGAGTCTTTCCATGAACTGGGGACAACAAGCTTCATTTACTGCCATGTGTGTCATTCCCCATATCAACCAAACCAGTCACTTTCTGTAGATCAATCAGAAGTATTTGCTTTCTATGAATTCTGTACTTCTCTAGCCAAGTCACCCAAGGGGCATAACTGGgctttacttaaaaaaacatgGAGTGAATGGCACCAATGTACTGTGTGCTCATTCCAACTGCACCAATGCTTAATTCTATAAACTGAGGCCCATTACCTTCTGGAAGTGATgcaaagctcaagtttagggTAACATAGATCTCTGCCTGCctccctctgtattatataggaaatattaagtgctacattcattaacttgcctttttattctctttctatacagattgctacagtgctttTCCTGCCTTTTTGGACTGCGACTTGGTGCTACACCTTTTAACATCtgggtttattattttttggctTCTCCTTTGTTCAGATAAATCCATCTCGTCTGAACAAGTGTAAGAGATAGCCAGGGtctccttagggagacccccttgGGGTACCCCGGCCTTGAGCCGGCCCCTACATTTTTCAAGATCTGAAAAGCTCCTTTAACAGGTAATCTTGCAAATACAATTGATTCAGTTCATGAATTCTTCTTCAGCAAGTCTGCTCTAAATTCTCTTGTTGGAGTCCCACGTGGCTTTGTCCATATCAGCccatatgtttactgtatatggtatttataagaagccaatccattgccatcaacagcattaataatgggcttttgTCATTGagtggaacaatgtttcatacaaatgggataatatagataaggaaataaatgggtggttcacctttcagttaacttttattatgttatagtatggcaaattctgagcaacttttcttttcaatagtttttattgagttttaacattttaagaaaaatgaGAAGTTATAACAGTTATGTAATAACATCAAGTATTTACTTGGAGGAAAGGAGTTAAGAGAGAAGAGTAGAGATGGAGTCGGTCCTTTCTTAATCCAATGGACCTGCTGattaaagaaagagaaataaataaactgaaattaACTTTGACGGCATATTATGTATTATGAAACATTTGTATCGAGCGTTGCATGCTCTACAGTGGTTTCCACGAGGTCCCTTAAGTATCATAATAGAAGATAATTCTATGGGCTGAATGAATTACCTGAAATACAACTGTTAAGTATTAGTTATTCCACATCTGAGAAAGTATAAAGTGTAACATATATTGCTATCATACAGTGATTACAAAAAGATCATAGGGGTTTCTGTATTTGGGAAGGAATATCGATAACACGGTTACCATATTTCCTTAAGTTTCTCATTTTTATCTATAAGTATACTGGTTAGTCTTTCATTAACCATTATCAATTGAGTTTATCCTTAAAGtgggctaagcaacttttcaattggtcttcattgtttatttttaatattttgaattatttgcattcttctgaatattcccagctttcaaatgggggtcactgaccccatttaaaaaatgaatgctctgtaaggctacacatttattgttattgttactatttatcaaatcagtgcatggttgctggggtaatttggaccctagcaactatattactgcaattgcaaactgtagagctgctgaagaaaaagctaaggggcaaattcactaagattcgtagttgtacCAGGCGCAtattcgccgcactttgccacacttcggcagccgtagtttcgccagcgctccgcaaattcgcCGCACTCCACCACACTTCaacaggcgtagtttcgccagcgctccgcaaattcactataatCCGAAGTTgagcacaggggtagcgtaaggttgcgaagttgcactagcgttgattcgctaagcaaagcgaagttacgctagcgatggttaatttgcatacggcaccaaattcaaatttcaatggaggaatacgtacaatcactacaaatgcctgggaaaccttcaaaacatcaaataaattttttttttgccctacacatgtgcccactgtatagttaagttgccatgagttaggaaatgtagggggaaggaggggagccccaaaaaattttttgatctttttcagcctatcacccataatatagaaaaaacgccagcgttttttgggacttagaaaaaatttgaactttttttcaagcaatccctatctactctattgcacttcgcctggtctgaggtggcgaaggaagtctagcgtaaaaggtagcgttcagtacactgcgcgcgttagtgaatttgcgtagttacatccgtagcaaaaattcgccaggcgtaagggtgcgaagtaacactagcgaatttacgccagcgttcgttagtgaatttgcccctaaataactcaaaaatgacaaattagaaaaattgaaaaggtgaacagcctctttaactGTGACTTCATTTTGTCTGACTATGTCCATTTGTATCTTTAGGTTTTGAAGATGAACGAGACAGAGAGAATTCCATCActcctggtaatgcctcagtgaaAGAAAAATACTCTCATCTGAACTTTTGTTTCCCTatcattcttttatataacctctccttagggttggggcacacgggcagattcggcgactaatctccccaaactgcttcctcctgccttctgcctgctaaaattaaaaaccgTCTGCGGCATGCCActcgcggcgatttgttttccgaagccgcctgaagttgcctcacgagaaaactttgggcgacttcggaaaacgaagcaacgctactaaatctccctgaatctgcccgtgtgccctaacccttaagcagctgtctgtctgcactgcttccTTTTCGACATAGGTGGGAGCCGACATTGAGGGAATCGAATTactacatttatttcctttttcagaaaaaaatgtatgtaccatagaaacccttttctgtctctattctcctcaaaGCCAGACTGCaggcccggaactaggggtaggcagagtaggcgcctgcctaggggGCAATCATGGGGGGCGCACGTTTAaggggaatttctttttttttaactctggtaTGCttagcctttaatagtttttaaactttataaaccGCCTGTTCCAACTCCCTCTTGCCCATTATTCGTACTGCAGACAGAagtactccccacctccctcttggctcctgctgacaaaggtacatatttaggggcattattttggatttttttgtctgctgctggcacaggtactgattgggggcaatatgagggattggctgctgctggcacaggtacatggggcaatatggtggctgttggcacagtacacagatgtttggggcaattttGTCGatttttggttgctgctggcacagatttgGGGGTAATGTGATGGATTTTTGTCTTATGCTTGCGCAGCACAAGTAAATATTTGAaggcaatattgtggatattttggctcctgctggcacatgcaccgattgggggtaacaatatgatggatatttcgGGCtatactggcacaggtacagattgggggcttgggtGCAATCTGATTGATTGACtggcattggcacaggtacaaatgggggcaacataatggctgctggcacaggtacaggaggcAACATGAatagtaaggtgggaaatggtaatgcaggaccaggtggggcactgattgaagcccttgcctagggtgccaaaataccttggcccggccctgccagaCTGACTGTGAGTAGCATTTAGATGCATTTAGTATTATGTCCCTAATGCTTTTCCCTTTCATTTACAGTCACTGTACTCCGTCCTGGAGGATTTCAGGGTGGAGGATACAGATTTTGAGGCCCTcgcctcttattacggtaaaatcctatattatttatcagttGCTGAGGTTGCAGCTTTAGTTTTATTGTATGAGAATTCCTTTCCCCTTTAGCTCAGTgtttaatggaaatgtgtttttctttgcagaacatcactaccgggtccaATATGGGAGCAACGTCATCTTGTAAGTATAACAAAAATGGTCTTATTAAATGTTGTGAATAATTTGCTATTGAGCCAGGGGTAAGTGCAAGGGAAGTAAGGGTGGAAAATAGCAATGTGTTATTAACACTGGGATTTCTCTTTTTCAGAGATCAGTTTATACTGCTCTACTTTTTGGACCCGAGCACAATCAATGGGAACATTATCCATTACTGGATAATGATTTACTATCTGGTAAGTAATGCAGAATAGACATTTAGATAAATAtggaataaattatattaatttgccAGCCCTTGTCTCACACTGTtaatttctttatgttacaggaagagCTCAAGAGGGAGCATGCCACCCTCTGCATTGATGTGTCGCTgtctcctgtaagtgtcactattaCAATTATTATAACAGAGGTTATTTTTCACTGTGTGTCTTTATAATAATTAGgaacattattattcattgtatctcctgctcccctgggggGTATCTAAAGTCACCCACCTAAGTGCCATCTTCACCAgcaacaaaaatgtcattatgCACAGACACTGCATAGAGTTTTGTTTCAAGGGGCCACATGGGCACAATAATGGCATTGGTGCAAAGCAGtgcttaacattgactctcttcttccacaggagACACCAACAGAGCAGCAAATATGGAGGCAGCATCTGGAGTATCTGCGGCTGCAGAATGTAAGTTCCCTGATCACTGTCTCTGATGCTTTTCTTGGATATTCAACCActtgcaagtttaaaaaaacttttatggggggccctggcgccaacattttttttttataacttataagggggacctgaccatcaatagctttttataacttgtatgtgtgggggttacttttttagcgctgatgtctgtgtggtcttttaactgtgatgtggagtgggtgggatcaggggtggggcttgggtgccaggggccccaaaagttttgttgtacggggccccataatttctaatggcggccctgggcataATCATAACTGTCTTCTTTCTTTCCTATCCTTGTGTTTCCCCTTCGCTCGCAGACTGTCCAATCTCACCTTCTCCAGCTTGGCATGACATTCTCGGAGAAGGAGAAGAAACTGCAGGAAGCTGCTCATCCTCCGGTGGGGGAAAGGCTGACCTTTCGAAAACGGGtcaggaaggccatcatgaagaggctacagagagtttgggtaatgtatctATTTACTGTCAATTACCCTTCATCTCGAGATGCCCCATGTTGTCCAGTGCAGTTCCACTTTACTTCCTGTCATTCTGatcattttcaatcagaacaatagaaaggaagtTATACAGTGTCgggctggcccaccaggataccaggaaaactcccggtgggcccagatgtcagtgggcccttgtgctgctaaacttttggcctatttcatggccattctgtatttctatgagaaaaaagaggctaaatagatggaataattgtttatagtataaagagagcagactaggagaatataggttgattgaggagatgaagaataatattactgagagtgggcccctggtctaaggttttatggtgggcccctggtctaaggtttttgggtgggcccctggagtcccgGTCTGACACTGACGTTATACACCCTGTCTGTTCAGCCCGCAGGCTGATCACTTTGAGGGCTTACATGATAGACCAATTTATGACTGCCTTAAGCTTGTAAAAGGTTGCTAACAGAGGCTGAGAtctaagtctgcagataaagtgttgattTTATAGTAGGCCAATAAGAGGGAAGGTAGTTAACTCTTATAGGGCTGCTGTGCATCTAGCCTGGATATCCATCTTTAGAAATGGGTTGCCACTGGGTAATGAACTGGCACCAAGTGATCAAagagtataaaagaataaatggtgCATGCTCACTGAGATTCATAAAACTGAGATTcataacaggccctggcattgtatatgtagagagacccaaacagtcccccaaGACCTAACAAATAGTATGCTCTTAAAGACAGGCTAAGCCTTTTATATCAGAAATAAACAAGTATTTGTCTGtaatttattcttatttcaacactttctaaacattttcttttcagcattccaccagAAAACTCGCCTGCTGCCATCGATCCACCGCCACCACCTGAATCCTTTTTACTTGTCCTGCAAGtatgtaactgtgtgtgtatatgtgtgtctagccatgatccagggtgtagaacTGACTGccatttctaggagtcaggaaggaatttttaccttcagtgcagattggctGTTAAGCACTTGgttggtttttttgccttcctttggatcattaGCTTCTTGGGTGCATGCTAGGGGGTGCATGTGTAGGAGGGTGGGTACATGTATGTAGGAAAGAGGGTGGGTATGTGTATATgagggagggtgggtgcatgtgtgtaggagggtgggtgcatgtggGCAGGAGGGTGGGTGCATATGTGTAGGAGAGTGGGTGGCTGTGTGCAGGAGGGTGGGTATGTGTAGTTTGTCTGTAGGAAGgtgagtatgtgtgtatattggagtgcgggtacatgtgtgtaggaaggagggtgggtgcatgtgtgtaggagcATGGGTTGGTGTGTTTTCTGTAGGAGGGAGGGTGCGTGTGtgtaggagtgtgtgtgtgttttgtctggaggagggagggtgggtgcatCTGTATAGGAGGCTGGGTGCATGTGTGTCGGAGTATGTGTGCGTgtgggtgtgtatgtatgtgggagggtgggtgtgtatgtatgtgggagggtgggtgggtgcatgtgtgtaggagggtgggtgagtgtgttttgttttgtgtacgagggtgggtgcatgtgtgtagcagggagggagtgtaggtacatgtgtgtaggagaGTGGGTATCTGTATTTTGTCTGTAGGAAGGTGGGCACATGTGTATATTGGAGTGTgggtacatgtgtgtaggaaggaggatgggtgcatgtgtgtaggagcGTGGGTGAGTGTGTTTTCTGTAGGAGGGAGGTTGCGTGTGTGTaggagtgtgtgtgttttgtctgtaCGAGGGAGGGTGGGTGCATCTGTATAGGAGGGTGGGTGTGTGTTTGTAGGAGGGTGGGTGAGTGTGTTTTGTGTGTAtgagggtgggtgcatgtgtgtagcaggGAGGGAGTGTAGGTATATGTGTGTAGGAGAGTGGGTTTGTGGGTTTTGTCTGTAGGAGGGAtgtagggtgtgtgtgtgtgtaagaggcTGGGTGCATGTGTAGGAGGGAGGTTGGTTAAATGTGTGTAGGAGGGTAGATGACTGTGTGTAGGATGGTGGGGCATGTGTGCGGgtgggtgtgtatgtatgtgggagGGTAGGTGCATGCGTGTAGGAGGGTGGGTGTTTTTTGTGTGTACGAGAGTGGGTGCATGTatgtagcagggagggagggtaggtacatgtgtgtaggagaGTGGGTTTGTCTGTAGGAAGGAAGGTGGGTGCCTGTGTATATTGGAGGACGGGTACATGTGTGTTAGAAGGAGGGTGCGTGCATGTGTGTAGGAAGGAGGGTGGGTGTGTTTTGTCTGTAGGAGGGAgggttggtgtgtgtgtgtaggagtgtgtgtgtgttttatctgCAGGATGGAGGTGAGTGCGTCTGTATAGGATGGTGGgtgtgtgtaggagggtgggtgcttgtgtgtagcagggagggagggtaggtacatgtgtgtaggagggtgggtTTGTGTTTTTTGTCTGTAGAAGAGatggagggtgtgtgtgtgtgtgtgtgtgggagggaggGTGGctggtgcatgtgtgtaggagggaAGATGTATGTATGAGGGGTGGGTTTGTATGCAAGTGGGAGGGTGTGTGCGTATGCAAgagggagggtgggtgcatgtgtatAAGATCGAGGGTGTATGTATGAGGGATGGGTTGGTACATGAGTATAAGGTGTGGGTAGCAAGTCTATGTAGAAAGGGTTGGTGGGAGCCTGTGTAGGGGAAGGATGGTGgtttgatgtgtgtgtgtgtgtagttgaATTATTGTTTGTTAATGAACTTAGAAAGCCATGGTCCAGGGagtaaaaccgactgccgtttggagtcaggaaggaatttttaccttcagtgcagatcattcccaagcactttagggtttttctccttcctctggatcatcagcCGTTAGGGATGCCCAAACATAAATTGgctattcattttaataaatcctgtgctcaatgcctggtttccccataaatatgtctctgtgtttttctttaatccctatggtgaaaattgagggaaggggctcctgtgcctcattctatTAAAGATGACTGACAGTTGGGTGACGGACTAATTAATATTGCTGGGGCTGCTCAAAATGGGCAAAGGCGGCATGGGGTAAAACTGGGTGGTTGTGCTGATAGAGGGATTtagttgaagaagggaatgggttaatatttctgcagggttaattgattaatatgtacatgatgaGGCTAAAAAACCTAGGGACACATACTGGAAGGAACTAcaatattgctttactccataggccacaatgcaATAGCATTTCTAAGTCTGCGTCCCCTTTCTTAATATGGGAATTCTagccacttcccaccagcctattgaTAGGCGGGGGTTCCTGCTAAAGTGATGGAGGAGTATTTAATTTCTACttgcccccacaatgacacactcTGTTGTTTGCTAGGCCTGCCAACACTgtgaggggtaataaggaaggtagggGCAAGTTGGGTCAACCATGTCCCTGGACCCACAACTCCCACACTCATTACAAAAGGTCACATGGACATGAGCGCTGAACATTAACTTTTGGCCAAaggattattaagcctgccaccatgacaaggtagactctttaataGTCTCAGAAACATCCCCACAGCACAGAtcccattctggacactgtgctgataCAGCAGatgcaccttatttggctattgtgctGATGTTAGATGGACAGAGGGGCACAATTATACTAAAACAAGGATGATGACTGGTTACCATGGGACCATGGGAAGAAGTGCTTACATTGTAACATGTTCTATTGCTAATTGTTCCCCCATGTCCTCACAAGCTTTTGGGACATAAGAGTGATTATTTACTCTGTATTGTAACAttgtgtattaatgtatacctcaaataaagccgTCTGGTTAATAACCTGAGTGAATCGGATTGGTTCGAATCAGGCCCCAGGGGAACTTGGGGGCCAGGCTCAATTTGAGTAAgcatttattcaaatccaagagggGCTTACTCTTTGTGGTCCAGAATCCTATATCCCAAATCGAGAATCCTATGGGAAGAGGAGCGAGAATATATGAACCCAACATTGGTCATATCtttatatatggaaaaatatggCACAAACCCGCTAAAAGTAACCCAAATCCGTATCTTGGTTAGGTTGGACTTTAAAAACCTGctttgatttttaaattagtagcccaatttggcaggGAAACCTTGTGTCATATTGTGTTACTGACATCAGTCTATATgcagcatcacttcctgtttcccaAGATGCAATGGCCTGGTCACTGCCAGAGTAATGAATGATTTTTGCTGCTGCCCCACCCATCTGTCCCTTACAAGAAGAATATACCCCCCATACATACCTTGTATATTCCCCAACTAATGACAAAGCCCTTTCTATTGTTTGGTCATAGTGTAACCCCATCTATACCCATTATTATATTCCTTAGAGTTTTGCCCCtcagagtgaatgaagtttatcagagcacaagtcacatgacttggggcagctgggaaattgacaatatgtctagccccatgtcagatttcaaaattgaatataaaaaaaaatctgtttactcttttaagaaatggatttcagtgcagaattctgctggagcagcactattaaccgattaattttgaaaaaaacatttttttccccatgacagtatccctttaatggtttgtttctcatttaagcAGAGACAACGACTGGCTCAGGGTTGGCCTggcccaggggtgtccaaactacagaccacgggccaaatgcggcccgccatccaattttaattggcccgcagcaaagAGCAGAAGAGGAGCCGAACGTCACAGCAGCACGCCTGATTTGAAACATTAGCTCTGGCGGCAGCTGCAGATCCAGCAACCCACACCCTGACAAATTCTAGCGGTGCAAAAAGAAAATAGTGATCAGACGCCCACAGCTTGCTCGCCTTGCATGTTATCAGCAGAGCATTCACGTGTGATTCCATACCCCCCGCTGTTAAATGGACTGTACTTATATACGGATATATatctcgcgagatgagacttgTGACACCTGACTAGTtccctgatagggaactgaag from Xenopus laevis strain J_2021 chromosome 5S, Xenopus_laevis_v10.1, whole genome shotgun sequence includes the following:
- the LOC121394119 gene encoding uncharacterized protein LOC121394119, which gives rise to MNETERIPSLLSLYSVLEDFRVEDTDFEALASYYEHHYRVQYGSNVILDQFILLYFLDPSTINGNIIHYWIMIYYLEELKREHATLCIDVSLSPETPTEQQIWRQHLEYLRLQNTVQSHLLQLGMTFSEKEKKLQEAAHPPVGERLTFRKRVRKAIMKRLQRVWVIIPPENSPAAIDPPPPPESFLLVLQMSTNLTYLLNEVYWGFHYQKFLFNLFVSFNAFSASRFDREQKLETTNEFGNLLVEKTVFVSFKIQQQAEVQLLLLAAGF